A genomic region of Rhipicephalus sanguineus isolate Rsan-2018 chromosome 1, BIME_Rsan_1.4, whole genome shotgun sequence contains the following coding sequences:
- the LOC119394663 gene encoding uncharacterized protein LOC119394663: MRMGGQALAWLVIAVCVGPALSGYVVRRRVYGGGGYGSGGYGGGGYGSGGYGGGGHGGGYATTRYYSGGGGYGGGGGDYGRYGGYTSGYRSGGGGYGGGGYGSGGSYRSYGGGYDGESRSYGGGGYGKSYSRSVSYGSGRYGSGGYGSGGYGGGGYGGGRYGSGGYGSGGYGGGGYGGSGYGKSYYGGGRSYSSGGYGGGYSRGYSGGYGGSGGYGKSYYKW; this comes from the exons ATGAGAATGGGTGGCCAG GCGCTCGCCTGGCTCGTGATTGCTGTCTGCGTTGGGCCGGCTCTCTCCGGGTACGTGGTGCGTCGTCGTGTCTATGGCGGCGGTGGCTACGGCAGCGGTGGATACGGTGGTGGTGGATACGGCAGCGGTGGATACGGTGGTGGTGGACACGGCGGTGGATACGCCACCACGAGGTACTACTCTGGTGGCGGTGGCTACGGAGGCGGTGGAGGTGATTACGGCAGATATGGTGGTTACACCAGCGGCTACCGAAGCGGAGGAGGTGGCTACGGTGGCGGCGGATACGGGTCCGGCGGTAGCTACCGATCATACGGAGGAGGATACGACGGCGAATCCAGAAGCTACGGCGGTGGTGGATATGGCAAGTCCTACTCAAGAAGCGTCAGCTATGGGAGCGGAAGATACGGCAGTGGTGGATATGGTAGCGGTGGCTACGGCGGTGGTGGATACGGCGGTGGCAGATATGGCAGTGGCGGATATGGCAGTGGCGGATATGGCGGCGGTGGATACGGAGGAAGCGGCTACGGGAAAAGTTATTACGGAGGTGGAAGGTCGTACAGCAGCGGAGGCTACGGTGGTGGATACAGTAGAGGTTACAGTGGGGGCTACGGAGGGTCTGGCGGCTACGGAAAGTCCTACTATAAATGGTGA